CACTCATGACGGGAACATCCTCGTCTGCCAGTCGGGATATGTCTACGCACCAGATTAGTGCATCGCCGCCGATGGCGCCGGCATTTGCTACACTCGCAACATCATCCCGTTGCCAGGAGTACACCATGCTGAGCCAGAAGCTCTTCGACGAACTGTCGAACAAGATCAGTGAAACCATTGCCGCCAGCCCGGCCAGGGACATCGAGAAGAACGTGCGCTCGATGATGGGCGCCGCCTTTACCCGGCTCGATCTGGTCACGCGCGAGGAGTTCGACGTGCAGCAGGAAGTCCTTGCCCGCACCCGCGAGAAGCTGGCCGAGCTGGAAAGCCGCGTGACCCGGCTGGAAGCCGAACTGTTCCCCGACCAGCGCGAGGTCGCCGTCGACGAGCAGGCCAGCCAGGGTCATTCCTGAGCGGATTTGCCTGTCCCCACCGGCCACACAGGCCGGTTTTTTTTCGCCCGGAGGTTTGATGAGCACCGCCGTACTGCACAGCCGCGCCCTGATCGGTGTCGACGCGCCGGAAGTCGCGGTCGAAATTCATCTGGCCAATGGCCTGCCGGCATTCTCGCTGGTCGGCCTGCCGGAAACCGAGGTCAAGGAAGCACGCGAGCGGGTTCGCGCGGCACTGCTGACCACCGGCTACGACTTTCCCAACCGGCGGGTGACGGTCAACCTGGCGCCGGCCGACCTGCCGAAAGCCTCCGGCCGCTTCGACCTGCCGATCGCGCTCGGCATCCTCGCCGCCAGCGGCCAGTTGCCGGCGGCGGCACTGGACGGCCATGAATTCGCCGGCGAACTCGGACTGACCGGCGAGCTGCGGCCGATTCGTGGCGCACTGGTCATGGCCTGCGCCGCCCGTCGCGCCGGACGGATATTCGTGCTGCCGGCCGGCAGCGCCGACGAGGCGGCCATCGCCGGCGACGGCCTGGCGCTGATCGCCGCCGATACGCTGGCAACCCTGACCGCCCATTTCGACGGTCGGGCGCCGCTGGCGCCGTTCCAGCCCGCGATGGCTGGCGCCGGGCAGCCCGATTATCCGGACCTCGGAGATGTCCGCGGCCAGGGTGCAGCGCGGCGGGCACTGGAAATTGCCGCCGCCGGCACCCACTCGCTGCTGCTGTGCGGCCCTCCCGGCACCGGCAAGTCGATGCTGGCCGCCCGGCTGCCGGGCATCCTGCCGCCGATGCACCACGATGAGGCACTGGCGACCGCAGCCGTCCATGCGCTGGTGCAGCCGTTTGATCCCGCGCGCTTTCACTGCCGCCCGTACCGTACACCGCACCACTCGTCCTCCGCCGTGGCGCTGGTCGGTGGCGGTGTAAGAACTGAAAATATTTGCAAATGCACAATGCAAAATGAGAATATTGCCCACTATTTGTTAGTGAAAGCGGGTAATGGCGCGGTTCATTCACAAGCGTTTGGCGCGACACCCCGGTCTGTGGCGAGTAGATGGCATTGGTCCTCTCGCAGTTAGTGGTCGTTTAGGGCGACGGGCGGCTGTTTATTTTTCCGGCCTTACCGAGGAGGGGCTGGTTCAACCCTACTGGAAGTCCTCTCTCAATGAATCAACCCTGATACTGCCAATTCATTCCGCTTCATTACGCGAGTTCAAAGTCGGTTCAATCTGGCGAGAGGGGCTGCGGGTGGCAGGGCCAGAACCGATTGCCTCCCCCTATCATGTCGACGTCAGCCAAGTTCGTTTGGTGACGTTGGAGCAGGCGATCCAACTGAATGATCAGTGGGCATCAACTGTCATACCGAACGCTAATCTCAACTTCGGTCAAAACCGTTCCTTACTGGCTTCAACCCTTTATGCGATCCTGCCCGTACTGGGTGATCGCATGACCCACTGGTTAGTTGTCCCCGCTTCTGAATTGTTGCGCTTCTATACCGGTGTTTCTTCACGTTTGCTATCTGGTGCCTTGCAAGGACGCCTTGAAAGTTATGTCGATTGGGACAAGTGCCGGATGGAGGATGGACGCCCAGTCCTTCACGTAAAGCAACAGCTTAATCGCAAGGAAGCAGCGGTGTTGGCGCGGGCAGTCGCCTTGCCAGCGGCCAAGTCCTCTCTGTTTGCCTCCCATCAACATCTGGCATCGACCCAAGCCAATAACGCTACCTCGAATGAGGATAGTAAACGTCCATTGGTAATCAAGGCGGGCTTCCCGTTCACAGACACGACCCAACTTTATGTGTCAGGCAAGCGCATGCCCCTGACCAATAAAAACAAGGAGGGGCAGCAACAGTGGGCAGTCTTTGTCATGGAAATCCTCGTATGTACCCATTCACTGGGTTTCTCGAGTTTGGTGCTCGAAAGCGACGATCCGTTTGTTGAATCGGGAGCGTCTGGTGGGGCTGGTGGGGGCGTCCGGCCGCCACAGCATAAACCCCTGCTGGATGATGATGAAGATGAATATGAACTGGAGGATCTCCCGGCTGATCAGCGTTTGGCTCGCCTGGTTGTCCGCAGTTATACCAACCAGTTCAGTGCTTTCGAAGGGGTAGAGTTTGAGCACCGCCGCCCTCGCGTAGTAGGAGGAGGCAACCGGCCCAGCTCGCAGATTGAGGTTCCCGTCAATGCCTTCACGGTGGAGGATGGCAGCCATGCGAACGATGCTGAGGGCAACCAAGGCGTCAGTGCTTTCCAGAATCGGGTCGCGCAGGTCAATCGGGATCTGTCACTGTTCCTGGAGATGCTGCGCCATCTGCGTGCTGCTACTGCGAAACGAGATTGGCAGGTAGTGACTCGCCGACTCAATGATGGCCTAGTGCAGAATG
This genomic interval from Microvirgula aerodenitrificans DSM 15089 contains the following:
- a CDS encoding accessory factor UbiK family protein, producing the protein MLSQKLFDELSNKISETIAASPARDIEKNVRSMMGAAFTRLDLVTREEFDVQQEVLARTREKLAELESRVTRLEAELFPDQREVAVDEQASQGHS
- a CDS encoding YifB family Mg chelatase-like AAA ATPase, whose protein sequence is MSTAVLHSRALIGVDAPEVAVEIHLANGLPAFSLVGLPETEVKEARERVRAALLTTGYDFPNRRVTVNLAPADLPKASGRFDLPIALGILAASGQLPAAALDGHEFAGELGLTGELRPIRGALVMACAARRAGRIFVLPAGSADEAAIAGDGLALIAADTLATLTAHFDGRAPLAPFQPAMAGAGQPDYPDLGDVRGQGAARRALEIAAAGTHSLLLCGPPGTGKSMLAARLPGILPPMHHDEALATAAVHALVQPFDPARFHCRPYRTPHHSSSAVALVGGGVRTENICKCTMQNENIAHYLLVKAGNGAVHSQAFGATPRSVASRWHWSSRS